TCCACCGTCTCGCCCCGCGCCGCGCGCTGCTGCAGCTCGGCCAGGTGCCCCTGGAGCACCGTCAGGGGGATCATCACGTCATGCGTGGTGTTCTCCAGGAAGGAGCGCAGCGTCTGCTCCCGCTTCTCCTTGAGCTCCATCTGCGCGCGCACCTCATGCCCCGCCTCGTCGAAGGCCCGCGCCAGCTCGGAGATCTCATCGTTGCCGCGCAGGGTGATGGAGCCCTGGTAGGCGCTGCCCACGAAGGTCCGCACCTCGCGGGTGAGCTGGCGCAGCCGGCCCACCACCGGACCCAGCGCGAAGAGCACCCCCGCCAGGGCGAGCCCCGAGGGGAACAGCCAGAACTCGAGAGGGATGGAGGGGCTCCGCTGCTCCCTCGGGCCGGGCCGTTCCGGCCAGTGGACGAGCACGAAGGCGCACGGCCCCGAGCCCCAGGGCATCCGGACGAGGATCCGCCGCGGCTCCTGCATTCCGAAACCCGAGGACAGGCTGGCCACCTCCTGCTCCTGCCGCATGGCCTCGGCGAGCGAGGCGTCCAAACGGGGCGCCGCGGGGTTGCGGGCCGAGAGCCGCGTGTCATAGGCGAACAGCCGGGTGCCTCGGGGCGGACGGGGCCCGCCTGGACCTCCGGGGGGTGGCGGCGGAGGTCTCGGGCCCGGCTCCCGCCCGTCTCCCGAGGGCGGTGGCCCCTGCCAGCCCGGAGGAGGCTCGCCAGGCGGTGGCCCCCGGGGCTCGCTGCTCCAGGACTCGGGAGCGGCCTCGCAGCGCTCGCGTCCTCCCGAGAGCATGTGCACGAGGGCGTACTCGGAGAGGGCCGTCTCGAGCGCACGGGCCTCGACGGCCCGGTGGATCCACGCCATGCAGAGCGCGACGGGGATGGCCACCGCCACCGTGGTGAGCGCCAGCCGCATGCGCAGCTTCACGTCCCGCCTCCCTCGCCCAGCCGGTAGCCGATGCCCCACACCGTCTCGACGTGCTTGCCGGGGCCCAGCT
The sequence above is drawn from the Archangium gephyra genome and encodes:
- a CDS encoding sensor histidine kinase; amino-acid sequence: MKLRMRLALTTVAVAIPVALCMAWIHRAVEARALETALSEYALVHMLSGGRERCEAAPESWSSEPRGPPPGEPPPGWQGPPPSGDGREPGPRPPPPPPGGPGGPRPPRGTRLFAYDTRLSARNPAAPRLDASLAEAMRQEQEVASLSSGFGMQEPRRILVRMPWGSGPCAFVLVHWPERPGPREQRSPSIPLEFWLFPSGLALAGVLFALGPVVGRLRQLTREVRTFVGSAYQGSITLRGNDEISELARAFDEAGHEVRAQMELKEKREQTLRSFLENTTHDVMIPLTVLQGHLAELQQRAARGETVEASVVAAASQEAHYMAALIHNLGAAARLEAGEPSVQRAPVELNALVERCLGRHRSIARGQGVQLDYAVPEPPVRVIGDDTLIEQAVSNVIYNAVRYNTRGGHVAVVLERLPGNTFRLRVLDDGPGIPENELPHIVERRVRGDAARTRGPGGHGLGLNIAWKVSVLHGWSLQLGRSEYGGLQVDFLGELPPPS